The Aphanothece sacrum FPU1 nucleotide sequence GTATAGATTCTGCTATCCCTAAAAGTGAAGTTACATCTAGGAATGGCTATTATGTTGTAGCAGAGGCAACTCTTTTGAAGCAAAATGAGAGTTGTATCTTTGAAAAGGACGACTCCCATGAGAGATTAACCATAGCTAAGATTAGAAAAATACCCTAATCTTGGGCAGATTCTCTGCTTAAACTTATCTAGTCTTTAATTCTACCAAGAGAGGTGACACTCTGATATATTTGTGTGTTTTTGACTTGTGGGAAACTATTGGCTATTAATAGTATATTGTAACCATTTTAGAGAAAAATATGATGTTAAGTCAATTCCGTATGCGTTATCCTCAAGGTTGTTTAATCGGGGAATTAGTGACTATTGATCGGGGTAAATATATTGTTAGAGTCTTAGTACAGAATGAGGGAATGATGTTAGGTTCAGCTTTGGGAACGGGTGATACTCCCGAAGAAGCTGAAGATAAAGCCAGAGAACGGGCCTTAGGGGTGATCAATTTGGATGCTTTACCCATTATCAAGATTCAGCCTCAAGAAACCCCTCTTGAGATAACCAGTAAGCTTGATCCTCCATTCCCTTCAGATTATGGCAAAAAAAAGGATAAATCTGTTGATATTCCTGATGTTACCCCATCTTCTTTCAAGGTTAGTCAACCTCCCTTAAAGCTAACAGTGACAAGTCAAGTTGCAGATTTAAAGCTCTCTGAACCCCCTTTAATCTTAAAAGATGAAGTTTTAGACCAGGAGACAAAGAAACCCATTCCCAAGGAAACACGAATGGGTCTGTCTGAAGATTTAAACCTATCCCAACCCCCGTTAGGTTTAAAAGATGAGGCTATAAATCAGGAGACAAAGGAACAGATTTCAGAGGTTTTACCCCCCCCTATTCCCTCTGAGACGACATCCTCGATAATGCCTTTAGTAGAAGCCGTCGTATCGAATAATGAGTTAAGCTTATCTTTTGAGGAAACATTTGATACTGTACCTGAGATAGAAACAGTTATTCCGGTGACTTTAGAACCTCCGATAGCTTCCGTCAATGTTGAGGTGGTAGAAGATACAGTTATTACATCATCTTCAACAGAACAATTAGAGTCTTTAGATTTTTCTGAGATTATCGCCAGTTCTAATGTGGAATTAAAACGTTTGAAATGGACTAATGAACAAGGGCGAGAATACTTATTAAAAACCTATGGTAAGCGATCGCGTCAGGTTCTTGATGATAACGAACTACTCGAATTTCTCCATTATCTCGAAAGTCTTCCTACCCCTAATTAACGAGGTAAAATATCATTTAAACACAGTTGAAGTTGGGGTAAAAGGGGAGAATAAATAAGGTCTTCTAATCGGTATTGTTTTTGTTGATAATCTTCATTAATAAGCTGACAAACCGTAAAAGTGGGTTGTTTAGGTTTTCCAATAAAAGCAACACCCCCTAAACCCCGATAATCAACAATCCAATATTCAGAAATTCCTAATAAGGCATATTCTTCTACTTTCCGAGCATAATCCGTCTCCCAATTTGTACTAACTACTTCGACCACTAATTTAATTGAACGTCCTAAAGTAATCACTGGTTCTTTTTCCCATAATGGTTCATAGGACAGAACACTTTCATCTAAAACAATAATATCAGGGCGACGGGCTGTGGCTATATTAGCAAAAGGACGAATTAGACAAGTACGAGGAATAAACCAAGGTTGTTTTGCATTGGTTAAGGCAATACCAATTTGAGTGGCCAATTTACCGCTAACTGTTTCATGAGGTCCAGTAGGTTCCATATCAATTAATTCTCCATCCGCTAATTCATAGGGAGGGGAATCACAATATTGACTTAAAAAAGATTCTAAGGTGAGAATTTTTGGGAAAGTTAACATAACTAATTACACTTAATTATTAGTAGAGGCATAATATATTATGCCCCTACAATTTACCGTAATCGATAAATCTTAGGCAACTGCCATCGGAGGATTACTAGCAGAGGGACGACGGTTAATTACTTGGTCAATTAACCCATAATCTTTTGCTTCTTCGGCCGACATAAAGAAATCCCGTTCTGTATCTTCACCGATAGTTTCTAAGGGTTTTCCGGTATGACTAGCGAGATGTTCATTAAGAAGTTGTTTGAGATAGAGAATTTCTTTGGCCTGAATTTCAATATCCGTTGCTTGTCCTTGGGCCCCACCAAGAGGTTGATGAATCATGATACGAGAGTTGGGAAGACTCATACGTTTACCTTTGGCCCCTGCACTCAGGAGAAAGGCCCCCATACTGGCCGCTAAACCGATACAAATGGTACAGACATCAGGACGAATTTGATTCATAGTATCAAAAATTCCTAGTCCAGCAGAGACGGAACCCCCAGGTGAGTTGATATAAAGGTAAATGTCTTTTTCGGGGTCTTCTGCTTCAAGAAACAATAACTGAGCCACAATTAGGTTAGCGTTCTCATCTCTGACTTCTTGTCCTAAAAAAACAATCCGTTCTCGCAGTAGACGAGAGTAAATATCAAATGCGCGTTCACCCCGGCCAGAGGTTTCAATAACGGTAGGAATCATGGAGTCTCTATCTTTATCTGTATTTGTTTTAAATTATAAATTATAAATTATAAATTATGAATTATAAATTATGAATTATAAATTTTAAATTATTAATTCTAAGCTAAGATGAATTTAAACTGTATATTATGATGTTAGGAAATAAATCATCAAACTTTGCCCACATCTCCCACACCTCCTACACCATCAATAAGTCATTTGAATGCGTAACAGATTAATTCATAATTCATAATTTATAATTCATAATTCATAATTCATAATTCATAATTCATAATTCATAATTCATAATTCATAATTCATAATTCATAATTCATAATTCATAATTCATAATTCATAATTCATAATTCATAATTCATAATTCATAATTCATAATTCATAATTCATAAATTATTTTCTTCAAATTTTAGTAAAGCAACACTTGAACCTTGATTCCAAGCTAATTCAATATATCTTGGTAACAGTTCTTTTACCCCAATATTACTAAACATTAAACTATTAACACTTTCTTGATATTGTTTCCCGTCAAATAGATAAATTCTTAATTCTCCTGGTTGATAAATCCATAATTCAGGAATTTTTATCGCTTCATAAGCTTCTATATTAGTGATTGAAGTTATATCAACTTCTATGGCTAAATCTGGAGGCGAATCAATAGTTAAATCAATTTTATCTTTTCCTAATATTGCCTGTCTATTTTCCACATAAAAACAAGTATCCGGTTCAACGCCTGCTTGTTTAAACATTTTAAGTGTAATCGGATCAAAACAGTCCCAATCTTTCCCCTGTTTGCGTAATAAACTTTTAACTAAATCTCTGAGGGTATCAATGCGTTTTCCATGACTTGGTAAAGGTGACATAAGACTAATTTCTTGAGTTTTCCCATTGAAATACAATTTAGGTAAAGACTTGTCTTGACGAATCCTGAGCAATCGCTCATAATCTTCCCAGGTTTGATGAGTCAAAATGACTTCACTCCCCGGAGATAGGGTTAAGGTATCTTCATTAACAGTTACAAACATGGTTTTTACTCCTTAAAGGTTTTAATCTCGTGCAAAAACGCAAAGGGGTTAAACTCAGATCTTGCACCAACACCAAAAAGCTAAAACAATCAGATTTTTAAACAGTGAAACCCTGATTCTTTCCTTGAAATTTAGGCAAAAAATCGGATTTTTTGCTCAGGTGCAAGATCTGAGTTAAAGATATTGTTTAGTCGCTTCATGTAGGGGCTTAATATTATTCATTGGTGTCAACTTAGTCCAAAACGCCGACAGGCTAACTTAGTCGCAAAATGCTGTCAATACAAATAGACTGTCCCTCATTAAGAGAAACAGCCGCTAAGAAATAAGTTAAGAAATTAGCTTTCTCGACTTGTGAAATTTTGCAACTGTCGCAAAGCCGCCGCCGCAATATTAAAAACGGCCCAACTAGCTGCAATCAGAAGAGGACTAATCACAATTAAAACACGCCAATCCATAATTTTGTTCCCCTCAATTGAATTGAGTTTTAATGAAATTTTTATCTTTATCTTTATAGTTATATCTTATCAGTGGGCCTTTGTGAATCCTAAATCGTTACCTTTATTTGCATGGACTAGGGCCAGTTTCTCATATCGTAGGGCATGTTCGATTAATTGTTGGGCTTCTTCATCAGAAATATCTCTGACTCGTCGCGCTGGAACACCTACAACAAGCGATCGCGGCGGTACATCTTTATTAACAATAGCACCAGCCCCGATTAAACTCCCTTGGCCGACTCTAACCCCATCTAAAATAACCGCCCCAATACCAATCAAACACCCACGTTCAACATGGGCTGAATGAATCACGGCCCGATGTCCAATGGTAACACAATCTTCTAAACAGGTAATTTTGCCAGGATCTCCATGTAAAATGGCCCCATCCTGAATATTAGTATGGGCCCCAATGACTATTTTTTCCACATCAGCACGCACAACGGCCCCATACCAAACGCTGACCCCTTGGGCAATAGAAACCTGTCCAACAACGACCGCATTAGGGGCAATAAAAGCTGCCTGAGAGACATCAGGAGGGGGCCAATAAGACGGAAGGGGAAATAAATTCTCGCTCATAAATCTAACTTAAATCTAAAATCTCGCGGTTATGGTCAAAGGCCCAAGGATTTAGTGGATATAATATAGCCACAACTGACTGGTATCAACCGACAAATGCAATACAGACCATCAACAGAGATAAATCCAAGTTTACAATACCCTATTTTTGGTCCCGAAATACAGTGTCCTCACTGTCGTCAAGTTATTCCAGCTTTAACTTTGACAGATACCTATCTCTGTACTCGTCACGGGGCTTTTGAGTCTAATCCGAATACTGGCGACTTGGTTCATCTCCAATCGGGTCGTCATTGGCGGCTTTGGCAAGAAGAATGGTATAGACAACATACTCATCCCGATGGCATTCGTTTTGAAATTCACGAGGCCTTAGATCGACTATACACCCAAGGATACCGAGCCACCAAGGTGATTATTGCCAGTCGTTATAAGGAGTTGGTCGGTACTTATTTGGAACGGAATACCTCTTGGCGGGGGAATTCTGAATCTGTTCCTCGATTGTACGGACTTCCGGTTGAATTTAGTTCCGAATTAAGACCTGATTCCTGTTGGAATGTTATTAATTTTGACTTAGAAAAAGAGCCGGGGGTTCCCAAACGCTATCCTTATTTTCGGCTATTTGAGTAACAAAGGAAAATTTAGTTCATTGGTTTGATATCATGCACCATGCTTCTATTCGCACTGCTGATATTCATCGCGCCATTGCTTTTTATGAATGCTTAGGCTTTACGGTTCATGAACGCTTTACCACAGGCTATACTTTAGCCTGTTGGATGGAAGGGTTGGGTGGTAGAATCGAATTGATTCAAATTCCTGAACCTAAACCTTCTCCTGATGCTTTTGGGGATGAACATTACGTAGGATACTATCATCTTTCTTTTGATTTAAGCGACCGTGTGGATAATCTTTCGACTTGGTTGACTTATCTCGAAACTCAATTTCCCCCTATCTCTCCTTTAAAAATTCTCTTGGAACCCACTCAACAAATAATTGGGGAACAGGTCTATGAGGTGATGTTTATTGCTGATGCAGATGGCTTACCCTTAGAATTCCTACGCTTAATGGGACAATCTCCGGGATAAAGTCCTGTATTGGGCAAATATACCTTTTTATCCAATTTTGTCCAATTTCTAATTTGATGTGAAACAATAGAACGTAGGATGTTAATTTAAGTAAACAATTATGGGTCTATTTGGATTCGGTAAAAAGTCAAGTCTCCCTACCCCTGAGTCAGCTTTACCAGGGCGCAAAGATTCCATGCCTGTTCCTGCTTCCCATCATGTTAACGGACAGCCGTTAAAACCACCTTTTCCTAATGGGTTAAAAACAGCTATGTTTGGATTAGGTTGTTTTTGGGGAGCAGAACGCAAATTCTGGCAATTACCAGGGGTTTATACTACGGCTGTCGGTTATGCGGCAGGTTATACTGCTAACCCTATTTATCAAGAAGTTTGTACGGGTTTAACAGGTCATAATGAAGTAGTTTTAGTGGTTTTTGATCCCCAAATAATTACTTATGAACAATTATTAAAAGTTTTTTGGGAAAGTCATAATCCTACCCAAGGAATGCGTCAAGGAAATGATATGGGGACTCAATATCGTTCAGGTATTTATGTTTATTCTCCTGAACAAAAAAAACAGGCAGAAGATTCACGAGAAGCTTATCAAAAAGCTCTTAATCAAGCCGGTTATGATAAGATTACCACAGAGATTTTAGACGCGCCTGCATTTTATTATGCTGAGGCTTATCATCAACAATATCTGGCTAAAAATCCCAATGGTTATTGTGGATTAGGAGGAACTAATGTTACTTGTCCTATTGGAGTTAACCTCACTATTCACTAGAAGAGCTTAGACAAAGCCTCTATAAATTGTTTTTTTCTACGGGCAATTCGTAAATTGCCCCTTATCTCTTTTTTCATAAATAATAAATCTATGATGTCAATGAAATTTAATTCTCAGATTCGACAGCAAATGGCTGCTGATAGGGGCCCTTTATTAGATAAATTTGAAGCCATTACAGAACGGTTAAAACAAAATAGTTCTATTACTTTAATTTGGGAACCACTAGGCAAAGATGAACATGATTTATATGATTATTATTTAGATGTTTTATCCGTAGTTTATCTCAATAAATATTATAGCTTATGTCAAGGTTTAATTGAGGCTTTAAATACCGAAAATTATTTGATTTATGGACTTATTGGACGAGCTATGATTGAACATACAGCAATTTTGAGATATTATCTAACGAGTAAAATGCTGCCTTTAGTAGAAATGGCTTTAGCTGATGGGAAAGTAACCTCTGAAGAAGTTCAAGAAATTATTCCTTGGTTAGAAAAACATTTAACAGGAAATCGTTTTGAATGGAATATATTTTTAGCTGATTACTTTGATGAACTCGATAATATTCAATCTGGTCATATTCTTAAAAATTCTCAAGTTAATGTGATTACTTGTTTAGAAAAATGGATAAAAGAAGATCAATCAATTACTCATTTATATGAATTGTTTTCAGATTTAGTTCATCCTAATCTTGGCAGTACATTGATGATTAGTCGGTTAACTGATAATCAAATTGGTATTGGCGGAAATGAGGGAAAACCGATAGGATTAGAAATTGTTAATCGAACTTTTAGCAAATTACTAAAAATTTTTGAAGAAGTTCAATATCAGCTTATTCAAATTAAAGAGTTTAAATTTTCTAAAGTGTTACGAGTTTATTAAGTAAGTAGGGACACAAAATTAATTACATAAAATTTGTAGGGGCGAGTTTTTATAGGGGCTAATTTTTGTAGGGGCGGGTTTTTGTAGGGGCGGGTTTTTTACAGCACTTATGATGCTCACAAAAAAGTTAAATAAACTCGCCCTAACCTCTGTTCAACCACTTAGTTAAAATTAATAAGTTATATGGAAGAATTACTAACACTTAAGGAACTTTTGCTACAGGGTAATATTCCTGATGCGATCACTTTAGTAGAAGAAATGGAAGAAATGAGCAAAGATGATAAAATCAATAATATTATTAACTATGGGATTATTCTTTTAATTCATTTAATTAAACAAACGATTGAAAAGCGAACTACTCGTTCTTGGGATCTCTCTATTCGGAACTCTGTATTAGCCATTCAAGAAAAAAATAAACGTCGTAAATCCGGTGGATTTTATCTCACTTATGAAGAGTTAAAAATCGCGTTAGAAGCTGCTTATAAACAAGCTATAAATAAAGCTGCATTAGAAGTAGAAGAAGGTCGTTATAGTCGAGAAGAATTACTGAAATTAGTAGATAAAACAACAATAATTAATAAGGCCATAGATTTGATTTCTTTAGTAGATGACTGATGTTCAATTAATCCATAAAAGTATCAAAAGTTACTATTTTATAATCCCTTAAGTATTATACAGAAAAAGTGACAATAAAAAAACTGTCCATTGATTGCCAAATAAAAATATGTGTGTTATAAACTAAGGGTATTGAAAAACTGGTGTGTGTGAGGAAAAGAGAAAAGCACTTGGGGTCGAAACACGGAAAGACTCCCAGGTGCTTTATCTTTTTAATGGGGGAAGTTTGGAACAAGACGAAAAAGCAAAGGGTTCTGCCGGACAAGTTATGCTTTATTATTACAAATAAAGGACTTTAACTCGTTCATTGTAGGGGTCAACGGCCGTTGACCCCTACAAAACAGGCAAGATGCGGCCTTCCACACCTAGAATTTAGTCCACGAAGGTGGACTTTGTTTCTATAGGATAAGGCTTTAGCCTTTTATTATTCGAGATGTACCCTAGTTGGCCGCTAGGTCAATAATTTTATTATCATGGATAAATTATGTTCTAATAATACATCAATTCATAATTTATCCTTTAAAATGTGGACAAATCTTCATGCTAAACTTCATCAAACTCTAAAAGATAGACATCTTTTACCCAAAGAAAAAAATCTATTAATTGCAGTATCTGGAGGACAAGATTCTCTTTGTTTACTTAAACTTTTAGTTGACTTACAATCAAAATGGGGCTGGAAAATAGCCATCGCTCATTGTGATCATGGTTGGATTTCTGATATAGGAATGGCTGCTCATGTACAAGAATTGTCCGAAAATTGGGGTATTCCCTTTTATTTAAAAGTAGCTCCAATGATGAAGGAAACGGAAGCTGCTGCTAGAAAATGGCGATATCAAGTATTAATAGAAATTGCTCAAAATAACGGATTTACTGAAGTTGTAACCGGCCATACTTTAAGCGATCGCGCTGAAACCTTACTCTATAATTTAATTAGAGGAGCAGGAACGGATGGATTAGGTGCTTTAACTTGGCAACGTTCTCTTACTTCTAATATTACCTTAGTTCGTCCTTTATTAACTGTTTCTCGTTGGGAAACTTGGGAATTTTGTCAACAGTTTCAACTACCTATTTGGGAAGATATTGTTAATGCTAATCTTGATTATGCACGTAACCGTATTCGTCAAGAATTATTACCTTACTTAAAAGATAATTTTAATCCTCAAATTGAAACGAATTTAGCTCAAACATCAGAAGTTTTAAAAGCCGAATCTGACTATTTAGAAGCAACCGCAAAAACAATTTTAGAAACCGCTATTCATGCCGATAAAACTCAATTAAATCGGCTGATTTTACAGACTATTCCTTTAGCATTACAACGGCGAGTTATTCGTCAATTTTTGCACCAAATTACCATCAGACAACTCAATTTTGAACAAATAGAAGCAGTAGTGAATTTAATTAATGCTCCCAGGCGATCGCGTACATCTTCTTTACCTGGAAATATGATAGCAGAAGTTCAAGAAGATTGGATTATCATGCAAAAATCAACTTGATTTTGATAGCCAAATCTAAGAATTTAGGTTATCTTTGAATAGTATCAATAGAGTCAGCACTCATACACCAAGACTAACTATAAGATCAATTCATGAATTGATCTTACTACCTATAACCTTGAATATCTGATGTTAAACACTAAAAAAAATCATATTTCTAAATCTCCCTTACAACGTCTTTTTAAGTATGGAAAAGATTATCGTATTTTAATTTGGCAAGCTGTGATTTGTTCAATTTTAAATAAAATCTTTGATTTAGCACCTCCTGTATTAATTGGAGCCGCAGTAGATGTAGTTGTTAAACAACAAGATTCTCTCATAGCTCATCTTGGCATAAAAGATGTCTTTAGTCAACTTTTAATGCTAACATTTCTCTCCATGATTTTATGGGGTTTAGAATCCTTATTTCAATATACTTATGAAAGATTATGGAGAAATTTAGCGCAAAATATCCAAAATAATTTAAGAATTGATGCTTATAGTCACCTGCAAGATTTAGAATTAGCTTATTTTGAAGAACGTAATACCGGAATGTTATTATCAATTTTAAATGATGATATTAATCAATTAGAACGTTTTTTAGATGTTGGTGCTAACGAAATTTTACAAGTAATAACCACTGTTATTATTATTGGGGCAGCTTTCTTTATTTTAACACCAGGAACCGCATGGATGGCCATGTTACCCATTCCTTTTATTCTTTGGGGTTCAATCATTTTTCAGCAACTGTTAGCCCCTTTGTATACAGATGTTAGAGAAAAAGTCGGTTTATTAAATAGTCGTTTATCTAATAATTTAAGTGGTATTACAACCATTAAAAGTTTTACTACAGAAGCTTATGAAATTGAAAGATTAAAAGAAGATAGTGATGCTTATAGACGAAGTAATCAAAAAGCAATTGCTTTTAGTGCTGCTTTTATTCCTTTAATTCGTATTATCATTTTAGCGGGTTTTACAGCTATTTTACTCTATGGAGGCATGGAGGTTGTTAACAATAAATTATCTGTCGGAACTTACAGTGTTTTAGTGTTTATGACTCAACGATTATTATGGCCTTTAACAAGATTAGGACAAACATTAGATTTATATCAACGTTCTATGGCTTCTACTCATCGGGTGATGGATTTATTAGATACTCCGATGACCATTCATTCTGGTTATTTGTCTCTGCCAACTTTTGATATTCAAGGAGAAATAATTCTAAAAAATGTTAGCTTTTCTTATCAAGATAAATATCCAGTTATTAAGAATATTTCTTTAGAAATTTCTGCCGGAAATACAATAGGAATTGTCGGCTCAACAGGATCAGGGAAAAGTACCCTAGTTAAATTATTGTTACGATTTTATGAAATTAATGAAGGGATAATTACCCTAGATGGTATCAATATTAAAGATATCTTTTTATGGGATTTGCGGGGAGCAATAGGATTAGTTAGTCAAGACGTATTTCTGTTTCACGGAACCGTCAAAGAAAATATTGCTTATGGTAATCCTGAAGCGAATTTTGAGTCAATTATTGGCGCAGCAAAAATAGCAGAAGCTCATGAATTTATTGAACAATTACCACAAAAATATGATACAATAGTGGGAGAAAGAGGGCAAAAATTATCTGGAGGACAACGACAAAGAATTGCCATTGCTAGAGCAATTTTAAAAGATCCCCCTATACTCATTTTAGACGAAGCTACCTCAGCCGTTGATAATGAAACTGAAGCCGCGATCGCTCGTTCTTTAGAGAAAATTACTCAACATAGAACGACTATTGCTATTGCACATCGTTTATCGACAATTCGACATGCAGATTGTATTTATGTGATGGAATATGGAAAAATAATTGAACAAGGAACCCATGAACAATTATTAGAAAAACAAGGAGTTTATGCGAATTTATGGCAAGTCCAAACAGGGGAAAAAATCAGTTAAGAAAAAGTGAAAATGACAGTTAAAGCAGTAGGTTGGGTTGAGGAACGAAACCCAACAAACCCGAATTATGATATACTAAATTAGCCATGTAGGGGTCAACGGCTGTCATTAGTGTCAACTTAGTTCCAAATGCCAACAGGCTAAAGCCTGTGGCTATACAAACAAAGCCCGACGAGCGCGGACTTTTATTAATATTAGCCTGCTATGTTACGGCTTTGTACAGTTAACCCCACCCTTGGCAGGGTGTGGGTAAGATAATGGAACAGCTTACACCTATTGACCCCTGCTACTTAATTTCGAGTTCTATAATTAGATTTAAGTTAATTTTAGTTTGACTAATTCTTGAACTTTTTTACCATCAGCTTTACCCTTAAGTTGCTGCATAGCAGACCCCATAACTTTCCCCATATCTTTAGGGGAAGTTGCACCTACTGAAGCAATAATTTCATCGATAATTTGACTAATTTCATCATCAGAAAGTTGAGGAGGTAAATAGGTTTCAATAATGGCTAATTCTTGTGCTTCTTTATCTGCTAAATCATCTCTACCCCCTTTACGAAATTGTTCGATAGACTCTCGACGTTGTTTTGCTTGTTGTGTTAATATTTCTAATTCTTGTTCTGGTGTAAGAATTTCTTGTCCACTAGGACGAACATCTACTTCTTTTTCAAGAACAAATTTTTTGATACTTCTAACAGTTTCTAAGCGAATTTTATCCTTAGCTTTCATCGCTAATTTAATATCTTCAGTTAGTCTTTCTTTAAGTCTCATTTCTTCAGGATTTTTAACAATTTCTTCCAGTTCAACTTCTTCAATTTCAGGGGTTTCTTCTATATCTGAAGTTTCAGCAATAATTTTTTGAGGTTCAACTTCTTGGACTTCAGGAGTTTCTCCTATATCTGAAGTTTCTACAATTGGTTTTACTGTCTCTATTTTAGTCTGAGGTTGGACAGAAAATGCTATACTTGATACAGATGGCAATAAAAACAATTGCTTTTGTAAACTCAATTGTTGAATAATACCTTTATCCAGATAAGTTTTACCTTTTTGTTGAGATAATTCAACAATATTCTCTCCCACTTTTTCTGCCATAATCTTCGCTTCAGTAATCGAAGTAAAAGATTCTTTAGCTAATCTCTTAACCAAAATGTCCAACTCTTTATTACCCCGATAAGTAGAAGGATTAATTCCCTTATCAGATAGGACACCCTTAATGGTCTTTTTAAGAAATTTTATTAATTTAGTACCCGTCAAATCAATCTGTAGAGTCATTATCTATATTTCCTCAATGGTAAATGATTAAAACAGTCTTCATTTTAAAACAGTTTGATAAAGTAAAGATTAAGAAACCTTGATTTTTGAAAAATTATGATTCCTGCATGGTTGGTCATCGGTATTGTGGCAGTTTTGATTGGTTTTGTCCTAAATCGTTTATCCCCTAGAGATATTAGCTGGTTTAATCGTTTACGTCGTCCTAACTGGTTAACTTTTGAATGGGCCATTCCCTTTATTTGGATATTTATTTTTATTTGTGGGGCCTGGTCTGCTTATATTATCTGGATAACTCATCCAGGTACTAGCAAAACTTGGTGGTTAATGGCAGGTTATCTGTTATTAGAAGTGCTAATTATGGCTTATACTCCTGTTATGTGTAAACTCAGAAGTCTTAGAATCGGAACTATTATCGGGGCCACTGGATTTTTTTGGGGTTTAATTTTAGCTTGGTTTATCTGGCCCCTTTCTGGATGGGCCCTGACCTTATTATTGCCTTATTTATTATGGAGTCCTATTGGCACTTATGTAACTTGGAAAATGATTCCCCTTAATCCTTTTGAAGCTTAAAATTTATGGTTCTATCGGACAAACTATGCTAAATTAATAATTAATGACAGACTAAAGTCTGATCCTATAAAGACTAAGTCCGCGTAGGCGGACTTAGTCTTTATAGGTTGCGTAGGCAACCTTTGTTTGTATAGCTTAACTCTGAGCGAGTTAAGGTCTATCATTTGTAATAATTTACCATAACTTGTCCGGTAGAACCAAATTTATTTATTTTGGATAATTCTAAAAGTTAAATTAATCCTTTCTTTGACTATGGTTTTTGTTTTAGAGATTTGATGTTGCCAATAATGTTGGGTCGTTCCTTTCATTAGTAAAAAACTGCCGTGAGTTAAATCAATTTTGACTTTTTCGAGTTCTTTTTTATATTTATGTCTCAACATAAAACGACGAGTTTCTCCTAAACTAACTGAAGCAATGATCGGATTTTTTCCCAGTTCTGGTTCATCATCACTATGCCAGGCCATACTATCTTGTCCATGACGATAACGATTAATTAAAACACTATTAAATTCTATATTTGATAATTCCTCAATTCTCTTTTTGATATATAATAAAGGAGGAATCCAAGACTGAGAAATCATACTAATTCCTGAATAACTATAATATTTATTCGGTTCTCCATACCAAGCAGTTAAGCGAGGCAAAGGAATCAATTTACCATACATTTTAATATGATCTTGCTGCCAATTAATTCGATTGGTTA carries:
- a CDS encoding Uma2 family endonuclease — encoded protein: MLTFPKILTLESFLSQYCDSPPYELADGELIDMEPTGPHETVSGKLATQIGIALTNAKQPWFIPRTCLIRPFANIATARRPDIIVLDESVLSYEPLWEKEPVITLGRSIKLVVEVVSTNWETDYARKVEEYALLGISEYWIVDYRGLGGVAFIGKPKQPTFTVCQLINEDYQQKQYRLEDLIYSPLLPQLQLCLNDILPR
- a CDS encoding Uma2 family endonuclease, coding for MFVTVNEDTLTLSPGSEVILTHQTWEDYERLLRIRQDKSLPKLYFNGKTQEISLMSPLPSHGKRIDTLRDLVKSLLRKQGKDWDCFDPITLKMFKQAGVEPDTCFYVENRQAILGKDKIDLTIDSPPDLAIEVDITSITNIEAYEAIKIPELWIYQPGELRIYLFDGKQYQESVNSLMFSNIGVKELLPRYIELAWNQGSSVALLKFEENNL
- a CDS encoding photosystem II protein Y, which codes for MDWRVLIVISPLLIAASWAVFNIAAAALRQLQNFTSRES
- a CDS encoding gamma carbonic anhydrase family protein, encoding MSENLFPLPSYWPPPDVSQAAFIAPNAVVVGQVSIAQGVSVWYGAVVRADVEKIVIGAHTNIQDGAILHGDPGKITCLEDCVTIGHRAVIHSAHVERGCLIGIGAVILDGVRVGQGSLIGAGAIVNKDVPPRSLVVGVPARRVRDISDEEAQQLIEHALRYEKLALVHANKGNDLGFTKAH
- a CDS encoding TIGR02652 family protein — protein: MQYRPSTEINPSLQYPIFGPEIQCPHCRQVIPALTLTDTYLCTRHGAFESNPNTGDLVHLQSGRHWRLWQEEWYRQHTHPDGIRFEIHEALDRLYTQGYRATKVIIASRYKELVGTYLERNTSWRGNSESVPRLYGLPVEFSSELRPDSCWNVINFDLEKEPGVPKRYPYFRLFE
- a CDS encoding VOC family protein, whose translation is MHHASIRTADIHRAIAFYECLGFTVHERFTTGYTLACWMEGLGGRIELIQIPEPKPSPDAFGDEHYVGYYHLSFDLSDRVDNLSTWLTYLETQFPPISPLKILLEPTQQIIGEQVYEVMFIADADGLPLEFLRLMGQSPG
- the msrA gene encoding peptide-methionine (S)-S-oxide reductase MsrA encodes the protein MGLFGFGKKSSLPTPESALPGRKDSMPVPASHHVNGQPLKPPFPNGLKTAMFGLGCFWGAERKFWQLPGVYTTAVGYAAGYTANPIYQEVCTGLTGHNEVVLVVFDPQIITYEQLLKVFWESHNPTQGMRQGNDMGTQYRSGIYVYSPEQKKQAEDSREAYQKALNQAGYDKITTEILDAPAFYYAEAYHQQYLAKNPNGYCGLGGTNVTCPIGVNLTIH
- a CDS encoding DUF29 family protein, whose amino-acid sequence is MEELLTLKELLLQGNIPDAITLVEEMEEMSKDDKINNIINYGIILLIHLIKQTIEKRTTRSWDLSIRNSVLAIQEKNKRRKSGGFYLTYEELKIALEAAYKQAINKAALEVEEGRYSREELLKLVDKTTIINKAIDLISLVDD
- the tilS gene encoding tRNA lysidine(34) synthetase TilS, with the protein product MWTNLHAKLHQTLKDRHLLPKEKNLLIAVSGGQDSLCLLKLLVDLQSKWGWKIAIAHCDHGWISDIGMAAHVQELSENWGIPFYLKVAPMMKETEAAARKWRYQVLIEIAQNNGFTEVVTGHTLSDRAETLLYNLIRGAGTDGLGALTWQRSLTSNITLVRPLLTVSRWETWEFCQQFQLPIWEDIVNANLDYARNRIRQELLPYLKDNFNPQIETNLAQTSEVLKAESDYLEATAKTILETAIHADKTQLNRLILQTIPLALQRRVIRQFLHQITIRQLNFEQIEAVVNLINAPRRSRTSSLPGNMIAEVQEDWIIMQKST